The genomic region AAAACGTGCTTTTCAAATCGCCGCCAAGTGCGATGAGTGGTGGAGCCGCTTCGAAACCTTGTGGCAATCTCATCGCCGCTGGTGCGTAACCGCGCGAACGCCGAATGATGCGCGCTTTGCTGGCGGCTATGCGCACGACTGAGTCGTCTACGCGGTTCAGAACATTGCGATTGTGAACAAGTGCGTAGGGCGTGATATCAGCGAGATTCGATTTTGCGTCTTCGTCGGAAATGACTTGCGGTGAATCTGAGCGATTGCCGGAGGTCATAACCACGGGGCGATCAACGTTCTGAAGAAGAAGGGCGTGTAGTGGCGTTGTCGGCAACATGAAGCCGAGCGTTCGCAAACCTGGAGCAATCGCCTCGGGGAGCCGTTCGGGGCCGTTGGCATCGAGAAGGACGATTGGCGCGGCGGCGCTCGTCAGTGCGGTCTCATCATCCGCTGACACGGTCGCATGCTGCCGGATGACATCAAGGTCTCGCGCCATCAGGGCAAATGGTTTGCGGTCGCGGTTCTTGCGATCACGCAAGCGCTGTACCGCGTCGGTGCGGGTTGCGTCGCACGCAAGTTGGTAGCCGCCAAGTCCTTTAATCGCAACAATCTCTCCCCGAGAAAGGAGATCACGCGTTGCATCGATGTCGTCGCGCATCAATGTGCGGTCAAAATCGAGGGGCTTTCCATCCAAACGGATCAAGCGCGCTTGCGGTCCGCAAGCAGGGCATGCCGTGGTTTCAGCATGAAACCGCCTGTCGCGGGGGTCGGTATATTCCGCTGCGCACTCGGGGCAGAGATCGAATGCCGCCATGCTCGTCGTTGCGCGATCGTAGGGAATGCTCTGGACGATCGACAGGCGCGGGCCGCAGTTTGTGCACGTTGTAAATGGATAGCGGTAGCGACGCGAGAGGGGTTGGGTAATTTCTCCGGCGCAATCGGGGCAAAGTGCGGTGTCGGGAGAAATTTCAGTATTGCCGACGCCGACCGTGCTTTCTTTGATCTCAAACGTTTCGGGTATATCACCGGCAAAGGTCGTGAGGTCGATGGATGCAACGGAGGCGAGTTCAGGAGCGTTCGTTCGAATTTCGCGCACCAGCGCGTCAATCGCTTGAAGATCGCCACGAACGCGAATGAGCACACCGTCAGCATCATTTAAAACATATCCCCAGAGACCAAGCTGATGCGCATTTCGCCAAACAAAAGGCCGGAATCCGACGCCCTGCACGCGGCCGCGAACGCGGATTTCGACGCTTGAATCCGAAGTCTTATTGGCGATGCATGCAGCACTCTTCATCGCTTTTGCCTCAGTGCGGAAAATCGGATTCGGGCTCGATCTCGGACAGCAGGGCGTCCGCGTCGCTTCCATCTTCGATGTCGTAACGGAGAAGCTTTGCGCGCAATCCCACTCGCGACAGGCCGAGCTCTTCTGCGGTGCGCGACTTGTTGCCTTTGCAGCGGATCAACGTCTCGCGAATGATCTTGGCTTCCAACCGCTCCACGCGCTCGCGCAACTGTCCGGGACCTCCTACAAATGTATCGACGATAGGGTCCGGAACGGCTTCGGCGCCGTCAGCATAGAGAATGTTGGTATCGAGTAAGTCCGCGCCCAACGTCTGGTCCTTCGACAGGATCAGCATTCGCGTAACCTGATTTTCCAGTTCGCGGACGTTGCCGGGCCACGAATAGGCACACATCCGTTTGATCGTCTCAGGCGCGAATTCCACGGCTTTCAAACCGTGACGGATCGCGGCGCGTTCCAGAAGTGCATTTGCCAACGGCGCAACATCGCAAATGCGTTTACGTAAAGGCGGGACTGAAATCGGGAAGGTCGCCAAGCGATAGTAGAGGTCATCGCGAAAGCGTCCGCTTGCAACCTCTTGCGCGAGATCGCGATTGGTGGCGGCGATGACACGGACGTCGACTTTTACCGTGTTGTTGGCGCCAACCGCCCGGACTTCACCTTCTTGCAGGAAGCGCAGCAGCTTCACTTGAAAAGCCGGCGAGATGTCGCCGATTTCATCGAGGAAGATCGTGCCTTCATGCGCTTGGCTGAGAAGACCCAGCCTGTGGGCGTGCGCCCCCGTAAAGGCGCCTTTCTGGTGGCCGAAGAGTTCACTTTCGAGAAGATCATCCGAAATGGCGGCGCAATTCACCGCGTAGAACGGCTTGTCCGAACGTAGGCTGCAGTAGTGGATGGCGCGGGCCATCAGTTCCTTGCCTGTCCCGGTTTCACCGAGGATGAGCGTCGGGACATCGAACCCTGCAATGCGCGCTGCCATATCGCACACTGCATTGAGTGGTGAACCCGGTGCGCGGACGATGTTGTCGAAGTTGAAGCCTTTGCGAAGCTGCTTGCGCTGTTCGTTCAAGCGATTTTGAACAGACGGTCCGAGCAACTTCAACTCGACGGAAAGACGTTCATGCTCGCGTTGGAGCATGAAAAGCTGTGTCGCGTTGCGGACAACGAGGAGCAGCTCCTCGGGATGCCAAGGCTTCGAGATGAAATGATAGATCCCGGCCTTGTTCACGAGATCGATGATATCGTTCGGGTCGGTATAGCCGGTAATCACAACGCGCATTACTTCGGGCCAGCGACGTCGCGCCTCGCTCAACACGTCGACGCCTGACATCCCAGGCATCCGCTGATCGCACAGGACAAGCTGTATCCATTGGTTTTCTAGAATGGATAATGCTTCCGCTCCGCTGGTCGCGGTGAAAACCTCGAAATCGTCTTCGAGGGTACGTTTTATCGCCTCGACCGAGCGCT from Hyphomicrobium sp. MC1 harbors:
- the hypF gene encoding carbamoyltransferase HypF gives rise to the protein MKSAACIANKTSDSSVEIRVRGRVQGVGFRPFVWRNAHQLGLWGYVLNDADGVLIRVRGDLQAIDALVREIRTNAPELASVASIDLTTFAGDIPETFEIKESTVGVGNTEISPDTALCPDCAGEITQPLSRRYRYPFTTCTNCGPRLSIVQSIPYDRATTSMAAFDLCPECAAEYTDPRDRRFHAETTACPACGPQARLIRLDGKPLDFDRTLMRDDIDATRDLLSRGEIVAIKGLGGYQLACDATRTDAVQRLRDRKNRDRKPFALMARDLDVIRQHATVSADDETALTSAAAPIVLLDANGPERLPEAIAPGLRTLGFMLPTTPLHALLLQNVDRPVVMTSGNRSDSPQVISDEDAKSNLADITPYALVHNRNVLNRVDDSVVRIAASKARIIRRSRGYAPAAMRLPQGFEAAPPLIALGGDLKSTFCVLKCSSAVLSQHIGDLDDIQTSNDFARTIDLYCRMLDAQPEVIVCDRHISYRSRTHAESLARKQVAPLIEIQHHHAHIASCLAENGRELHGAPVLGIALDGLGFGDDGEIWGGEFLLADYARSLRLATFKPVAMPGGDVASREPWRNLYAHLTSEMGWPEYAKRFSDLDVFRRLDAKPRQIVDAMLQADINVPKASSCGRLFDAVAAALGLCFDRQGYEGEAAAQLEAAVDDNALLHEDDALSYPFTIVNFGSTRLPYIEPLAAWQAILEDLMQKTPIGVMAARFHKGLARGIVDMTASLAIRKDETEPRFDTVALSGGCFNNRILLEQVLGRLQAKGFKVLTHADVPAGDGGLSLGQAVIAAAQLITAAKNKTNEGSTSCVSVFQAAS
- a CDS encoding sigma-54 dependent transcriptional regulator, producing the protein MSNAHQPAVLVVDDEQRSVEAIKRTLEDDFEVFTATSGAEALSILENQWIQLVLCDQRMPGMSGVDVLSEARRRWPEVMRVVITGYTDPNDIIDLVNKAGIYHFISKPWHPEELLLVVRNATQLFMLQREHERLSVELKLLGPSVQNRLNEQRKQLRKGFNFDNIVRAPGSPLNAVCDMAARIAGFDVPTLILGETGTGKELMARAIHYCSLRSDKPFYAVNCAAISDDLLESELFGHQKGAFTGAHAHRLGLLSQAHEGTIFLDEIGDISPAFQVKLLRFLQEGEVRAVGANNTVKVDVRVIAATNRDLAQEVASGRFRDDLYYRLATFPISVPPLRKRICDVAPLANALLERAAIRHGLKAVEFAPETIKRMCAYSWPGNVRELENQVTRMLILSKDQTLGADLLDTNILYADGAEAVPDPIVDTFVGGPGQLRERVERLEAKIIRETLIRCKGNKSRTAEELGLSRVGLRAKLLRYDIEDGSDADALLSEIEPESDFPH